A genome region from Brassica oleracea var. oleracea cultivar TO1000 chromosome C2, BOL, whole genome shotgun sequence includes the following:
- the LOC106321147 gene encoding probable methyltransferase PMT5, translating to MTSPWFKSLSSVFGLKPRIKSLLLLILGLVALVTILAPLSSTSYDASTSSTLVPNIYSNYKRIKEQAAVDYLDLRSLSLGTTLKEFPLCGKERESYVPCYNSTENLLAGLQEGDVLDRHCEFEREKERCVVRPPGDYKIPLRWPLGRDIIWNGNVKITKDQFLSSGTVTTRLMLLEENQIAFHSEDGLIFDGVKDYARQIAEMIGLGSDTEFAQAGVRTVLDIGCGFGSFGAHLVSLNLMPICIAEYEATGSQVQLALERGLPAMIGSFFSKQLPYPALSFDMVHCAQCGITWDIKDAMLLLEVDRVLKPGGYFVLTSPTNKAQGNSPDTKKTSITTRVNELSKKICWSPIGQQDETFLWQKTADSNCYSSRSQDSIPLCKDGDSAPYYHPLVPCISGTTSKRWIPIQNRTTSAELEIHGLKPEEFLEDTELWRTALKNYWSLLTPLIFSDHPKRPGDEDPLPPFNMIRNVMDMNARFGNLNSALLDQEKSAWVMNVVPVNARNTLPLILDRGFAGVLHNWCEPFPTYPRTYDMLHANELLTHVSSERCSLMDLLLEMDRVLRPEGWVVISDKVGVIEMARALATRVRWEARVIDLQDGSDQRLLVCQKPFLKK from the exons ATGACAAGTCCTTGGTTCAAGAGTCTTTCCTCTGTGTTTGGTCTCAAACCACGGATCAAATCCTTGCTTTTATTAATCCTTGGTCTTGTAGCTCTTGTTACCATCTTAGCACCGTTGTCATCCACTTCATACGACGCTTCTACTTCTTCAACACTTGTTCCCAACATTTATAGTAACTACAAAAGGATAAAGGAGCAAGCTGCTGTTGATTATCTGGACCTAAGATCTCTCTCCTTAGGAACTACTCTTAAAGAGTTTCCTCTCTGTGGTAAAGAAAGAGAGAGCTACGTGCCTTGTTACAACTCGACGGAGAATCTCCTTGCTGGGCTTCAAGAGGGTGACGTGTTGGACCGACATTGCGAGTTTGAGAGAGAGAAGGAGAGATGTGTAGTACGTCCTCCAGGAGACTATAAGATACCACTTAGGTGGCCACTTGGTAGAGATATCATATGGAATGGGAACGTCAAGATAACCAAAGACCAGTTTCTTTCTTCAGGAACCGTTACAACGAGGTTAATGTTGCTTGAAGAGAATCAAATCGCATTTCACTCGGAAGATGGGCTGATCTTTGATGGGGTCAAAGACTATGCTCGTCAGATCGCTGAGATGATTGGCTTAGGAAGTGACACTGAGTTTGCTCAAGCGGGT GTACGGACTGTGTTAGACATTGGTTGCGGATTTGGAAGCTTTGGTGCACATCTAGTGTCTCTAAACCTGATGCCTATATGTATAGCTGAGTATGAGGCAACTGGGAGCCAAGTCCAGTTAGCTTTAGAGAGAGGCCTTCCTGCAATGATCGGCAGTTTCTTCTCAAAACAGCTTCCGTATCCTGCATTGTCTTTTGACATGGTCCACTGTGCTCAGTGTGGCATTACTTGGGACATCAAAG ATGCAATGCTGCTTTTGGAAGTGGATCGTGTTCTGAAACCGGGAGGGTACTTTGTTTTAACTTCTCCCACGAACAAAGCACAGGGAAACTCGCCAGACACGAAGAAAACAAGCATCACAACACGAGTGAACGAGCTGTCTAAGAAAATCTGTTGGAGTCCGATAGGGCAGCAGGATGAGACGTTTCTTTGGCAGAAAACTGCAGATTCAAATTGCTATTCGTCTCG GTCGCAAGATTCAATACCTCTTTGCAAAGATGGAGATAGTGCTCCTTATTACCACCCACTGGTTCCATGTATAAGCGGTACAACAAGCAAACGCTGGATACCTATTCAGAACAGGACTACCTCAGCTGAGCTTGAGATTCATGGTTTAAAGCCTGAAGAGTTCTTGGAGGATACAGAACTATGGAGAACAGCACTTAAGAACTACTGGTCCTTGCTTACACCCTTGATATTCTCAGACCACCCAAAGAGACCTGGTGATGAAGATCCTCTCCCTCCTTTTAACATGATACGCAATGTAATGGACATGAATGCTCGTTTTGGGAACTTAAACTCTGCTTTACTCGACCAAGAAAAGTCCGCTTGGGTGATGAACGTTGTCCCGGTCAATGCACGTAACACACTTCCTCTCATACTTGATCGTGGCTTTGCCGGTGTTCTCCATAACTGGTGTGAACCATTCCCAACATATCCAAGAACATATGACATGCTTCATGCCAATGAACTTCTCACACATGTTAGCTCAGAACGGTGCAGCTTAATGGACCTGCTCTTGGAGATGGATCGGGTTCTTCGCCCAGAG GGATGGGTTGTTATAAGCGACAAGGTGGGAGTAATAGAGATGGCACGTGCACTAGCGACTCGAGTGCGTTGGGAAGCACGTGTCATTGATCTTCAAGACGGTAGCGACCAAAGACTTCTTGTCTGTCAAAAACCATTTCTCAAAAAATAA
- the LOC106320532 gene encoding uncharacterized protein LOC106320532, whose amino-acid sequence MDFVSDQLKKKFSDKKPESSKPETNHNKNKPGHAGPTTHSGHRPATNAELMASAKIVAEAAQAAARNETAKLDKAKVAGATADILDAAGRYGKFDEKRGVGQYLEKAENYLHKYEISHSHSSSGGSHGGGGHGGGAGEPAGKKGDEKSGSGSHGFGDYAKMAQGFMK is encoded by the coding sequence ATGGATTTCGTCTCCGATCAACTAAAAAAGAAGTTCTCCGACAAGAAACCGGAAAGTTCAAAACCGGAGACGAACCACAACAAAAACAAACCCGGTCATGCCGGTCCAACAACTCATAGCGGACATAGGCCAGCTACCAACGCTGAGCTCATGGCTAGTGCTAAGATTGTAGCCGAAGCTGCTCAAGCCGCTGCTCGCAATGAGACTGCCAAGCTAGACAAAGCTAAAGTCGCCGGAGCCACCGCTGATATTCTCGACGCCGCCGGTAGGTACGGCAAGTTTGATGAAAAAAGGGGTGTGGGTCAGTACCTCGAAAAGGCTGAAAATTATCTCCACAAGTATGAAATTTCACACTCTCACTCCTCCAGTGGTGGCAGCCACGGCGGTGGTGGTCACGGTGGAGGTGCTGGAGAACCGGCGGGTAAGAAAGGGGATGAGAAATCGGGAAGTGGTAGCCATGGGTTTGGAGACTATGCTAAGATGGCTCAAGGTTTCATGAAGTGA
- the LOC106320660 gene encoding probable inactive purple acid phosphatase 9 → MIAVYSSFFFLLISSVHSTPTISFSPQTLNRSGDPVTIQWTGVESPSDLDWLGIYSPPESPHDHFIGYKFLSDSPDWKSGSGSISLPLTNLRSDYSFRIFRWTQSEINPKRNDHDHNPLPGTRHLLTESKRLNFRLSANRPEQIHLSYTDTVNEMRVMFVTGDGVERIARYGEVKERLNNTATARGVSYERERMCHAPANTTIGWRDPGWTFEAVMKSLKPGVKYYYQVGSESKGWSEIHSFVSRNDDSDQTLAFMFGDMGCATPYRTFIRGEEESLSTVKWILRDIKSLGNDKAAIVSHIGDISYAKGYSWIWDEFFAQIEPIASKVPYHVCIGNHEYDWPMQPWKPDWAAYVYGKDSGGECGVPYSVKFNMPGNSSEAKVRNLYYSYDMGSVHFVYISTETDFLKGGKQYRFVKSDLESVNRSKTPFVVVQGHRPMYTTSTKGSDIAVRVKMIEHLEPLFVENNVTVALWGHVHRYERFCPISNNTCGERWHGSPVHLVIGMAGKETQPIWEPRPNHPDVPIFPQPARSMYRGGEFGYTRLVADKERLTISYVGNHDGEVHDVVEILASGEVISGSSDDDGKDSSLGSKSEFEVLWYIEGASVMVLGVVLGYLIGFFSRRKREGADSSNTGRWIQVKNEEET, encoded by the coding sequence ATGATCGCCGTTTACTCTTCCTTCTTCTTCCTCTTGATCTCCTCCGTTCACTCCACACCAACGATCTCATTCAGCCCTCAAACCCTAAACCGATCCGGCGACCCCGTCACGATCCAATGGACCGGCGTCGAATCACCCTCCGATCTCGACTGGCTAGGAATCTACTCTCCGCCGGAATCTCCCCACGACCACTTCATAGGCTACAAATTCCTCTCCGATTCGCCCGATTGGAAATCCGGGTCGGGCTCCATCTCCCTTCCTTTGACCAATCTCCGATCCGATTACTCCTTCCGGATCTTCCGCTGGACCCAATCCGAAATCAACCCCAAACGCAACGACCACGACCATAACCCTTTACCCGGAACTCGCCATCTCTTAACCGAATCAAAACGGTTAAATTTCCGGTTATCTGCTAACCGGCCGGAGCAGATCCATTTAAGCTACACGGATACGGTTAACGAAATGCGAGTGATGTTCGTTACAGGAGACGGCGTAGAGCGGATAGCTCGATACGGAGAGGTTAAAGAGAGACTAAACAACACGGCCACAGCGCGTGGAGTTAGTTACGAGAGGGAGCGTATGTGCCACGCGCCGGCGAATACAACGATCGGTTGGAGAGATCCAGGCTGGACATTCGAAGCCGTCATGAAGAGCTTGAAACCAGGAGTCAAGTACTATTACCAGGTCGGGAGCGAGTCCAAAGGATGGAGCGAGATCCACAGCTTCGTCTCTCGTAACGACGATTCAGACCAAACCTTAGCGTTCATGTTCGGCGACATGGGATGCGCCACGCCTTACAGAACGTTCATCCGCGGAGAAGAGGAGAGTTTATCAACCGTGAAGTGGATCTTACGTGACATTAAATCTCTAGGTAATGATAAAGCAGCGATAGTGTCACACATCGGTGATATAAGCTATGCTAAAGGCTACTCGTGGATATGGGACGAGTTCTTCGCTCAGATCGAGCCTATTGCTTCGAAAGTCCCGTACCATGTTTGCATCGGTAACCACGAGTATGACTGGCCTATGCAGCCATGGAAGCCGGATTGGGCTGCGTACGTTTACGGTAAAGACAGTGGCGGTGAGTGTGGTGTGCCGTATAGTGTTAAGTTCAACATGCCTGGAAACTCATCCGAAGCTAAGGTTCGGAACCTTTACTATTCTTACGACATGGGCTCGGTCCATTTCGTTTATATTTCCACAGAGACGGATTTTCTCAAAGGAGGGAAGCAGTATCGTTTCGTCAAGAGTGATTTAGAGTCTGTGAATAGGAGCAAGACGCCGTTTGTTGTTGTGCAAGGGCATAGACCGATGTACACTACGAGTACTAAAGGTAGTGATATAGCGGTAAGAGTGAAGATGATTGAGCATTTGGAACCGTTGTTCGTTGAGAACAACGTGACGGTTGCGTTATGGGGACATGTTCATAGATACGAGAGGTTTTGTCCCATTAGTAACAACACTTGTGGTGAGCGTTGGCATGGGAGCCCTGTTCATCTTGTGATCGGTATGGCTGGGAAAGAGACGCAACCGATTTGGGAACCGAGGCCTAATCATCCGGATGTACCGATCTTTCCTCAGCCTGCTCGGTCGATGTACCGTGGAGGCGAGTTTGGGTACACTCGGTTGGTTGCTGATAAGGAAAGGCTTACTATTTCTTATGTGGGGAACCATGATGGAGAAGTTCATGATGTGGTTGAGATTTTGGCTTCAGGGGAAGTTATTAGCGGTAGTAGTGATGATGATGGTAAAGATTCAAGCTTGGGATCTAAATCTGAATTTGAGGTGTTGTGGTACATTGAAGGAGCAAGTGTGATGGTTTTGGGAGTCGTTTTGGGGTATCTTATCGGTTTCTTTAGTCGTCGAAAAAGAGAAGGAGCTGATTCATCTAATACTGGTCGTTGGATCCAAGTGAAGAACGAGGAGGAGACATGA
- the LOC106324323 gene encoding glutathione S-transferase T3-like gives MDSRNPYSQYTSYVGLLHSQRENVGNENFPYESFPSSVYPGASEIPPFSSQQSEAPATPEDTPAEHRERKKWTSADDEVLISAWLNTSKDALVGNDQKSGTFWQRVGDYYASSPHVRAGGEKTEHNHCKQRWHKINEWTNKFCGAFTAAERQKASGQ, from the coding sequence ATGGATTCAAGGAATCCATATAGCCAGTATACTAGCTATGTCGGGCTTCTTCACAGCCAACGTGAAAATGTTGGCAATGAAAACTTTCCTTATGAAAGTTTTCCTTCTAGTGTATACCCCGGAGCCTCAGAAATTCCTCCTTTCAGTTCCCAACAATCTGAGGCTCCAGCTACACCTGAAGACACACCCGCGGAGCATCGGGAGAGAAAAAAATGGACTTCAGCTGATGACGAGGTTCTTATCAGCGCCTGGCTTAACACATCTAAGGATGCGCTTGTTGGCAATGATCAGAAGTCAGGCACCTTCTGGCAACGAGTTGGAGATTACTACGCATCAAGTCCTCATGTTAGAGCGGGCGGTGAGAAGACAGAGCATAACCATTGTAAGCAGAGGTGGCATAAGATCAACGAATGGACGAACAAGTTCTGTGGAGCATTCACTGCTGCAGAGAGACAAAAGGCCAGTGGACAGTGA